From Drosophila nasuta strain 15112-1781.00 chromosome X, ASM2355853v1, whole genome shotgun sequence, one genomic window encodes:
- the LOC132796188 gene encoding 3-hydroxybenzoate transporter MhbT yields MDNSGYVIDCEHEFGNGNGNGNAEKCQTKPAQKEYSFEEAITLTGVGRFHLKLLLICGLCFMAVMVEIMGVSLIMPLVKCDLQSTLEQQGLLASAGFLGVVLSSHAMGFLADTWGRVATLRYAMMFSAISSIVSAFSVNIWMLIVCRFLTGFFISGGQACVFSLCGEFHGSKSRVRHVTLLSCFMCIAMMFAPAVAIGILPLQLDFSLFSMAFGSWRVFLIADVSITLLALCGLHLLPETPKYQLVQGHLAEALQTMRYIYAQNSGQSEADFPVERLAQQSGGASLSSVHGFWDAVRLIWHQTVPLFYKSRIAHTLNICLMQFLIYGVAQGIFMWFPTILNELGKETSQGSLLCTVLQSFSTAPDAPVDGVCIVNPDISTYQVMITIGAAFTVIYLIFAYTIDYIGKRNLIIIWMILTMIFLILLHFITTSVLVIIGLTIVMAIGNCGGLVSTIAMEFYPTQINAMGMCFIMMIGRLGAVVGSNVIGRLLFSSCDITFWTLLGLVLLLSCMSYFLPDQSQSKIRFRISSK; encoded by the exons ATGGATAATTCCGGCTATGTGATTGACTGCGAGCATGAATTCG gcaatggcaacggcaacggcaacgcaGAGAAATGCCAAACGAAACCCGCTCAGAAGGAATACAGCTTTGAGGAGGCCATCACACTGACAGGTGTCGGCAGGTTTCACCTTAAGCTGCTGCTCATCTGCGGCCTGTGCTTCATGGCCGTCATGGTCGAGATTATGGGCGTCAGTCTCATAATGCCGCTGGTCAAATGCGATCTACAGTCGACGCTCGAACAGCAGGGATTGCTCGCCTCAGCCGGTTTCCTTGGCGTTGTGCTCAGCTCACATGCCATGGGTTTTCTAGCCGATACGTGGGGACGTGTTGCCACATTGCGCTATGCGATGATGTTCAGTGCCATCAGTTCGATTGTCTCCGCATTCTCGGTTAACATCTGGATGCTAATCGTTTGTCGCTTCCTCACCGGCTTCTTCATCTCCGGTGGCCAGGCGTGTGTGTTTAGTCTGTGTGGCGAGTTCCATGGCAGCAAATCGCGAGTGCGTCACGTTACGTTGCTTTCCTGCTTCATGTGCATCGCCATGATGTTTGCACCAG CTGTGGCCATTGGCATCCTTCCGCTACAGCTGGACTTCTCGCTCTTTAGCATGGCATTCGGTTCGTGGCGTGTCTTTCTCATTGCCGATGTCTCCATTACGCTGTTGGCCCTGTGCGGCCTTCACTTGCTGCCGGAGACACCAAAGTATCAGCTGGTGCAAGGTCACCTGGCGGAGGCATTGCAAACGATGCGCTACATTTACGCACAGAACTCGGGGCAATCAGAAGCGGATTTTCCCGTGGAACGCTTGGCTCAACAGAGCGGCGGAGCGAGTCTGTCGAGTGTGCATGGTTTCTGGGATGCAGTGCGTCTCATTTGGCATCAGACTGTGCCACTTTTCTATAAGTCACGTATCGCGCACACTTTGAACATCTGCCTGATGCAGTTCTTGATCTATGGCGTGGCGCAGGGCATCTTCATGTGGTTCCCAACCATACTCAATGAACTGGGCAAGGAGACGTCACAAGGATCGCTGCTCTGCACCGTTCTGCAGAGCTTTAGCACAGCTCCCGATGCGCCAGTTGATGGTGTCTGCATTGTGAATCCCGATATTAGCACCTACCAAGTGATGATCACAATTGGCGCCGCTTTCACAGTGATTTACCTCATATTTGCCTACACCATCGATTATATTGGCAAGCGCAATCTGATCA TTATATGGATGATATTGACCATGATCTTTTTGATATTGTTGCACTTTATCACAACGTCTGTCCTAGTGATTATAGGCCTGACGATCGTCATGGCTATCGGCAACTGCGGCGGTTTGGTCAGCACCATCGCAATGGAATTCTATCCGACACAGATCAATGCGATGGGCATGTGCTTCATCATGATGATTGGACGCCTGGGCGCCGTGGTGGGCAGCAATGTAATTGGTCGTCTGTTGTTCAGCAGCTGTGACATCACCTTCTGGACATTGCTTGGCTTGGTGCTCCTGCTCAGCTGTATGTCATATTTTCTACCCGATCAGTCCCAATCGAAGATTCGGTTTCGGATTAGTTCAAAGTAA
- the LOC132795324 gene encoding uncharacterized protein LOC132795324 has translation MATSAKSTEPLSDDVRLPKEQPPSAFFESQTFRLLSLFIYVGGISGLGMVLAFYYLIFFDSRMPDIHLKFPVSIGGHPVQKVHEYQ, from the coding sequence ATGGCCACATCGGCCAAGTCGACGGAACCGTTGTCGGACGATGTCCGTCTGCCCAAGGAGCAGCCACCGTCGGCGTTCTTTGAGTCGCAAACATTTCGTCTGCTCTCGCTCTTCATCTATGTGGGCGGCATCAGTGGCCTGGGCATGGTTTTGGCCTTCTACTATCTCATCTTTTTCGATTCACGCATGCCGGACATTCATCTCAAGTTCCCCGTCTCAATTGGCGGTCATCCGGTGCAAAAGGTGCACGAGTACCAATGA
- the LOC132796192 gene encoding uncharacterized protein LOC132796192: MSAPSGITLSSLAAVVNEAKDEEIQVPKSHDFFESKTFRLLTLMLYMGGVSGMGLTLAVYYLFIWDSRMPPLPVFKHTHPIG, encoded by the coding sequence ATGTCGGCTCCATCGGGCATCACATTATCGAGTCTGGCCGCCGTGGTCAATGAGGCAAAGGACGAAGAAATTCAAGTTCCAAAATCACACGATTTCTTCGAATCAAAAACCTTTCGTCTACTCACCTTAATGCTCTACATGGGAGGCGTCAGTGGCATGGGTCTAACCCTGGCCGTTTACTATTTATTCATTTGGGACTCTCGCATGCCGCCACTTCCCGTGTTCAAGCATACGCATCCAATTGGTTAG
- the LOC132796191 gene encoding uncharacterized protein LOC132796191, whose amino-acid sequence MSADASSAAAAANLAKIVNLIGSNVREEEQPPQQQQQQQQQQPRQQSARSARSVRLASSGTPRRSTYSYVPKSPQLEDIVFAEPTCSERLARYFVIVVYLCGLCCLGFFLSIYHIFFWDSRMPPVFKGQKKSPAFG is encoded by the coding sequence ATGTCCGCCGATGCTAGCtcggcggcagctgctgccaatTTGGCCAAAATCGTCAATCTCATTGGCTCCAATGTTAGGGAAGAAGAACAAccaccgcaacaacaacaacaacagcaacaacaacagccacgtCAACAGTCTGCGAGAAGCGCACGAAGTGTGCGTTTGGCCAGCAGCGGAACACCGCGTCGATCCACATATTCCTATGTGCCAAAGTCGCCGCAACTCGAGGATATTGTGTTTGCGGAGCCAACTTGCTCGGAGCGCTTAGCCCGTTACTTTGTCATCGTCGTCTATCTGTGCGGTCTCTGTTGTCTGGGCTTCTTCTTGTCCATCTATCACATTTTCTTCTGGGATTCGCGTATGCCGCCCGTCTTCAAGGGACAAAAGAAATCCCCAGCATTTGGCTAG
- the LOC132796189 gene encoding protein prickle: protein MNSKVNSLEEKVKLPPTETISRCYQPQQSNRKVIRILTVAVYVLCVSLAAIMLSLYYIFIWDPTIRPFVTKANQCDKIVIPEKIAIRLLNSSEVTAEQFYRHILDQYRILNHLQQQRQQFLQKQHLQLQQLEASNRFQEVFATATIIQAHPHPHSRDPLKKLLSPGASSLSQQNHSDSSAFRLESPAVNMDVAAAAVPPSPHHMPIVLDTSPPGDMNAMSMMHLKRKTHRGHYKHHRSRGGGGGGGGVSGQKKPLIGSSSLASTTSAAAGAAAFALGGEQATPATPHGYMDTPLNPAAGTIVQQPQLQLYTSMPIPLILSPSNSEKRPMHHSHSHVHGERRGSGGGGGGGGNGGGGGGGAQARRRTTTATVSGYDAQTYLNPFLTGELIFEK from the exons ATGAATTCCAAAGTCAATTCGCTGGAGGAGAAAGTGAAACTGCCGCCCACGGAGACAATAAGCCGTTGCTATCAGCCGCAGCAGAGCAACCGTAAGGTCATCCGCATCCTCACCGTTGCCGTCTATGTGCTGTGCGTCTCATTGGCGGCCATCATGCTGTCGCtgtattatatattcatatggGATCCGACCATACGACCCTTTGTTACCAAGGCCAATCAGTGCG ATAAGATTGTGATACCCGAAAAAATAGCCATACGCCTACTCAACTCATCGGAAGTCACCGCGGAGCAGTTCTACAGGCACATCCTCGATCAATATCGCATCCTCAAccatctgcagcagcagcgtcagcaATTCCTGCAGAAGCAGcatctgcagctgcaacagctggAGGCAAGCAATCGCTTCCAGGAGGTGTTCGCCACAGCGACCATAATCCAAGCACATCCGCATCCCCATTCGCGTGATCCACTCAAGAAGCTGCTGTCACCCGGCGCATCGTCATTATCACAACAGAATCACAGCGATTCGTCAGCCTTTCGACTCGAGTCACCCGCTGTCAATATGgatgtggcagctgctgcggtGCCACCGTCGCCACATCACATGCCCATTGTGTTGGACACATCGCCACCAGGAGATATGAATGCGATGAGCATGATGCATCTGAAGCGTAAGACACATCGTGGCCACTACAAGCATCATCGATCacgtggcggtggcggtggcggtggcggtgtcAGTGGCCAAAAGAAGCCCCTCATTGGCAGCTCATCATTAGCATcgacaacatcagcagcagcgggagCAGCAGCGTTCGCTTTGGGCGGGGAGCAAGCGACGCCAGCAACGCCACATGGCTACATGGATACACCGCTGAATCCGGCAGCGGGCACGATAGTGCAACAGCCGCAGTTGCAGCTATACACCTCGATGCCCATCCCATTGATACTGAGTCCCAGCAACAGTGAGAAGCGTCCCATGCACCACAGTCACAGTCATGTGCATGGCGAGCGTCGGGGTAGCGGTggcggaggcggtggcggtggcaacggcggtggcggtggcggtggtgcgCAGGCGCGTCGTCgcaccacaacagcaaccgtATCGGGTTACGATGCGCAGACATATCTCAATCCCTTTCTCACCGGCGAGCTCATCTTCGAGAAGTAA
- the LOC132796227 gene encoding BTB/POZ domain-containing protein 17 — MNANINGGAAASGAGAVGGGGGGGGSGAGGGGAAAAGGGVAGAAAAAVAGGGAVAAGASAGAAGAGAAAPAVGVVAAGDAANCASGNNNANPVATTNGGSEGTTTPLNEDQDAKRRKCLETDEAQDGASTMIDANSVLNKIAHLYADKLMSDIVLLVDGNEYPAHRVILCASSDVFQVMLMNPEWNECSKRVIELHEEACCSAVFPQFIKYLYVGHIEVALQTVMPMLALSDKYNVRDLIELCVGYMMKHVAKAATSGYLVSWLQYTLSFTPTHNDLTETLKRFLKWNLGMVAESKDFVDMDPAILQLLLQQNDIVVASEYKLFNILQTWLLHRHDLIEATSNLSAEKKASSFVELIEQTVMHIRFGMMTPTELSKLMCVPLIKYHNKFLVERIAIGMSYQSGQEDRVREVRYSECGELQFTPRLYWNDTWSVGIDVPNFDEIEDYKNYVTCFFSQRHIAETEDDPCMTWEIEFFPRGVKYNKAKMVCGEDVPGCSLNTVRLRVTCKHNNIEEERFKIAVLIVGVQNQIPHIRTVVERTEYFSDEARVINLDNLLPYEELEHTSPYLSPHLTGNQRNTLSLHVVITPMDAHTCRDTPPFQF; from the exons ATGAACGCAAATATTAACGGAGGCGCGGCTGCctctggagctggagctgttggtggaggtggaggtggaggcgGAAGTGGAGCAGGTGGAGGaggtgctgctgcagctggaggTGGCGTTGCAGgagccgcagcagctgctgttgctggtggcggtgctgtagctgctggcgcatcagctggagccgctggagctggagctgcggcacctgctgttggtgttgtggcaGCTGGCGATGCTGCAAATTGTGCCAGTGGCAATAACAATGCAAATCCAGTGGCGACCACAAATGGTGGCAGCGAAGGCACCACAACGCCCCTCAACGAGGATCAGGATGCCAAGCGACGCAAATGCCTGGAAACAGACGAGGCACAGGATGGCGCTAGCACA ATGATCGATGCGAATAGCGTGCTGAACAAGATTGCGCATCTGTATGCGGACAAACTGATGTCGGACATTGTGCTGCTGGTCGATGGCAACGAGTATCCGGCTCATCGTGTCATTCTCTGCGCCAGCAGCGATGTCTTTCAGGTGATGCTCATGAACCCGGAGTGGAATGAGTGCAGCAAGCGTGTCATTGAGCTGCACGAGGAAGCCTGCTGTTCGGCGGTTTTTCCACAGTTCATCAAGTATCTGTATGTGGGCCACATTGAGGTGGCGCTGCAGACGGTGATGCCAATGCTGGCATTATCCGATAAATACAATGTACGCGACCTCATCGAACTGTGCGTTGGCTATATGATGAAGCATGTGGCGAAGGCGGCTACCAGTGGCTATTTGGTCTCATGGTTACAATATACATTGTCATTTACGCCCACGCATAATGATCTCACCGAAACGTTGAAGCGTTTTCTCAAATGGAATCTGGGCATGGTCGCTGAATCGAAGGATTTCGTTGATATGGATCCGGCCAtattgcaattgctgttgcagcagaATGACATTGTTGTCGCCAGCGAGtacaaattgtttaacatATTGCAGACGTGGCTACTGCATCGTCACGATCTCATCGAGGCCACCAGCAATCTGAGCGCCGAAAAGAAGGCCAGCAGCTTTGTGGAGCTCATCGAACAGACGGTGATGCATATACGTTTCGGGATGATGACACCCACCGAGCTATCAAAATTGATGTGTGTGCCGTTGATTAAGTATCACAATAAGTTCCTCGTTGAGCGCATTGCCATCGGTATGAGCTATCAATCTGGGCAGGAGGATCGGGTGCGTGAGGTGCGCTATTCGGAGTGCGGGGAGCTGCAATTTACGCCACGTCTCTATTGGAACGATACGTGGAGTGTGGGCATCGATGTGCCCAACTTTGATGAGATTGAGGACTATAAGAATTATGTAACCTGCTTCTTTTCGCAACGTCATATCGCCGAGACTGAGGATG ATCCCTGCATGACTTGGGAAATCGAATTCTTTCCGCGCGGAGTCAAGTACAATAAGGCCAAAATGGTGTGTGGCGAGGATGTGCCCGGCTGCTCACTAAACACGGTGCGATTGCGAGTCACCtgcaagcacaacaacatcGAGGAGGAGCGCTTCAAG aTTGCTGTGCTCATTGTTGGAGTGCAAAATCAAATTCCGCACATACGAACCGTTGTGGAGCGAACAGAGTATTTTTCGGATGAGGCGCGTGTCATCAATTTGGATAATCTATTGCCATACGAGGAGCTGGAGCATACATCGCCCTATTTGAGTCCCCATCTGACTGGGAATCAGCGCAATACGCTCTCCCTGCATGTGGTCATCACACCAATGGATGCGCACACCTGTCGCGATACGCCGCCATTTCAATtttga
- the LOC132797182 gene encoding thioredoxin domain-containing protein 5 homolog: MPKRRSKKQAADEKHFAIELDPETFDEVIATGNVFVKFFAPWCGHCTRLHPLWEQLAEIMNVDEPKVTIARVDCTKHQSLCADHQVTGYPTLRLFKLGETESIKFKGTRDLPAITDFINQELNTVGEEDLSEEKALEANPNAGKVVELTEETFAKHVSNGNHFVKFFAPWCGHCQRLAPTWEKLAQALIKESDVTISKVDCTQYRSVCQDFEVKGYPTMLWIEDGKKIEKYAGARDLETLTAYVEKMIGTPSKSGDAAKKDDAKDEAKKNTVLQLSGDSEFEKATADGITFIKFYAPWCGHCQKLQPTWEQLATDTVSTESNIVIAKVDCTTPENKQICIDQQVEGYPTLFLYKNGKRQNEYNGSRSLPELQAYIKKFIGHDEL, encoded by the exons ATGCCAAAGAGGAGGAGCAAAAAACAAGCGGCCGATGAAAAACATTTCGCCATCGAATTGGACCCGGAAACATTTGACGAGGTTATCGCAACCGGCAATGTATTTGTCAAATTTTTTGCGCCATG GTGTGGACACTGCACAAGATTGCATCCACTGTGGGAACAGTTGGCCGAAATCATGAATGTCGATGAACCCAAGGTGACCATTGCTCGCGTGGATTGCACCAAACATCAATCGCTTTGTGCCGATCACCAAGTCACCGGTTATCCCACATTGCGTCTCTTCAAATTGGGCGAAACGGAGTCCATCAAGTTCAAGGGCACCCGCGATTTGCCCGCAATTACCGATTTTATCAATCAGGAGCTTAACACAGTGGGCGAGGAGGATTTGAGTGAAGAGAAGGCTTTGGAGGCAAATCCAAATGCTGGCAAGGTGGTTGAACTCACCGAGGAGACCTTTGCCAAGCACGTGTCCAATGGCAATCATTTCGTCAAGTTCTTTGCACCCTGGTGCGGTCATTGTCAG cGTTTGGCACCCACTTGGGAGAAATTGGCCCAGGCGTTGATCAAGGAGAGTGATGTGACAATTTCCAAAGTTGATTGCACGCAGTATCGTTCCGTTTGCCAGGACTTTGAGGTAAAAGGTTATCCCACCATGCTCTGGATTGAGGATGGCAAGAAAATTGAGAAGTATGCTGGCGCACGCGATCTGGAGACGCTCACCGCCTATGTGGAGAAAATGATTGGGACACCTAGCAAAAGTGGCGATGCAGCGAAGAAAGATGACGCCAAGGATGAGGCTAAAAAGAATACTGTGCTGCAGCTGAGCGGCGATTCGGAGTTCGAGAAGGCAACTGCCGATGGCATCACGTTCATCAAATTCTATGCACCATGGTGTGGACATTGCCAGAAACTGCAGCCCACTTGGGAGCAATTGGCCACGGATACCGTGTCCACGGAATCGAATATTGTGATTGCCAAGGTGGATTGCACAACGCCGGAGAACAAACAGATCTGCATTGATCAGCAGGTGGAGGGTTATCCGACGCTGTTCCTCTACAAGAATGGCAAGCGACAGAATGAATACAATGGAAGCCGTTCATTGCCAGAATTGCAGGCGTACATCAAGAAATTCATTGGACACGATGAACTTTGA
- the LOC132797183 gene encoding mitochondrial uncoupling protein 4 isoform X1 encodes MPATITTAAAAAAAITTSGSVPSSDASTVQGAAAMTANNNSSSSNSTTSSGRHQLRPVKYDYADSFACTYVVSVVAASIAELATYPLDLTKTRLQIQGEAASVASVAGGAKANMQYRGMVATAFGIVREEGALKLWQGVTPALYRHVVYSGVRICSYDLMRKEFTQNGTQALPVWKSALCGVTAGAVAQWLASPADLVKVQIQMEGRRRLMGDAPRVHGAAHAFRQIIQRGGVKGLWKGSIPNVQRAALVNLGDLTTYDTIKHLIMHRLQMPDCHTVHVLASICAGFVAAIMGTPADVVKTRIMNQPTDELGRGLLYRGSVDCLRQTVAKEGFVALYKGFLPCWIRMAPWSLTFWLSFEQIRKMIGASSY; translated from the exons ATGCcagcaacaattacaacagcagccgctgccgctgctgccatCACCACATCCGGCAGTGTGCCCAGCTCAGATGCGAGCACAGTCCAAGGAGCAGCGGCAAtgacagccaacaacaacagcagcagcagtaacagtaCCACTTCGAGTGGACGCCATCAGCTGCGACCTGTGAAATATGATTATGCAGATTCATTTGCCTGCACCTATGTGGTATCTGTGGTGGCCGCATCCATAGCCGAATTGGCCACCTACCCGCTTGATCTCACCAAGACCCGTCTGCAGATCCAAGGCGAGGCGGCCAGTGTGGCCAGTGTTGCTGGCGGTGCCAAAGCAAAT ATGCAATATCGCGGCATGGTCGCCACCGCCTTTGGCATTGTACGCGAGGAGGGCGCTCTCAAATTGTGGCAGGGCGTGACGCCGGCGCTCTACAGACACGTCGTCTATAG TGGCGTGCGCATCTGCAGCTATGATCTGATGCGCAAGGAGTTCACCCAGAACGGCACCCAGGCGCTGCCCGTGTGGAAATCAGCGCTGTGCGGCGTCACCGCCGGCGCTGTGGCTCAATGGCTCGCCTCGCCCGCCGATCTGGTCAAGGTCCAAATACAAATGGAGGGCCGTCGTCGTCTGATGGGCGATGCGCCGCGCGTTCATGGCGCCGCGCATGCCTTCCGTCAGATTATCCAACGCGGCGGTGTTAAGGGTCTGTGGAAGGGCAGCATACCGAATGTGCAACGGGCGGCGCTTGTTAATCTCGGTGATCTGACCACATACGATACGATCAAGCATCTGATTATGCATCGCCTGCAAATGCCCGATTGCCATACGGTGCATGTCCTTGCCTCGATTTGTGCCGGTTTTGTGGCGGCCATAATGGGCACACCCGCGGATGTGGTCAAGACACGGATCATGAATCAACCGACAGACGAGCTGGGACG GGGTTTGCTGTATCGCGGTTCGGTGGATTGTTTGCGTCAAACGGTGGCCAAGGAAGGATTTGTTGCGCTCTACAAAGGTTTCCTGCCCTGCTGGATACGCATGGCACCGTGGTCCTTAACCTTTTGGTTGTCATTCGAGCAGATACGCAAAATGATTGGCGCATCCAGTTATTGA
- the LOC132797183 gene encoding mitochondrial uncoupling protein 4 isoform X2, giving the protein MRKEFTQNGTQALPVWKSALCGVTAGAVAQWLASPADLVKVQIQMEGRRRLMGDAPRVHGAAHAFRQIIQRGGVKGLWKGSIPNVQRAALVNLGDLTTYDTIKHLIMHRLQMPDCHTVHVLASICAGFVAAIMGTPADVVKTRIMNQPTDELGRGLLYRGSVDCLRQTVAKEGFVALYKGFLPCWIRMAPWSLTFWLSFEQIRKMIGASSY; this is encoded by the exons ATGCGCAAGGAGTTCACCCAGAACGGCACCCAGGCGCTGCCCGTGTGGAAATCAGCGCTGTGCGGCGTCACCGCCGGCGCTGTGGCTCAATGGCTCGCCTCGCCCGCCGATCTGGTCAAGGTCCAAATACAAATGGAGGGCCGTCGTCGTCTGATGGGCGATGCGCCGCGCGTTCATGGCGCCGCGCATGCCTTCCGTCAGATTATCCAACGCGGCGGTGTTAAGGGTCTGTGGAAGGGCAGCATACCGAATGTGCAACGGGCGGCGCTTGTTAATCTCGGTGATCTGACCACATACGATACGATCAAGCATCTGATTATGCATCGCCTGCAAATGCCCGATTGCCATACGGTGCATGTCCTTGCCTCGATTTGTGCCGGTTTTGTGGCGGCCATAATGGGCACACCCGCGGATGTGGTCAAGACACGGATCATGAATCAACCGACAGACGAGCTGGGACG GGGTTTGCTGTATCGCGGTTCGGTGGATTGTTTGCGTCAAACGGTGGCCAAGGAAGGATTTGTTGCGCTCTACAAAGGTTTCCTGCCCTGCTGGATACGCATGGCACCGTGGTCCTTAACCTTTTGGTTGTCATTCGAGCAGATACGCAAAATGATTGGCGCATCCAGTTATTGA
- the LOC132797181 gene encoding inositol polyphosphate 5-phosphatase K: protein MSKTETAATAAKATTSTSTTTPKAAETNARQQLETYRVYVVTWNVGSRFPDNISLRQLLGLHDDASGDAADYLPDIYAIGLQEVNAQPQQQVLGLFKEDPWTHKAKKLLRFYNYVAVKTEQMQGLLLTMFVRRPHVEHIKDMEAEFTRTGFGGIWGNKGAVSVRFTLYGCGLSFVVAHLAAHDHQLDERIEDYKQILENHHYHVKRYREIYDHDYVFWFGDLNFRLQGTDTSAEVREALRDDRLHDALIKRDQLFEVREKTQQAFQVMHERLPAFPPTFKFKEGTSEYDLKRRPAWTDRIMYAVQPSNRQPGMQLAIEQCSYKSHPAYSISDHKPVTSDFTIKLYPNYREPGVQFTPPSVWRMGNENTVEYRKQPEFEEGPNDWIAIYATDYASLADYVAYEYVNQAESPTSSDSNPDRDHFETPGPTPRRTRRHQHRNQQRLRRQQEANEELVRLDFADDIDLRHGEQYLLVYFRSTGLRGVTSIAGISSTFVAEKRSGSPHRTEYHVD, encoded by the coding sequence ATGAGCAAAACAgagacagcagcaactgcggcGAAGGCGacaacgtcgacgtcaacgACGACGCCCAAAGCAGCAGAGACGAATGCGCGCCAACAGCTGGAAACGTATCGCGTCTATGTGGTCACCTGGAATGTGGGAAGTCGCTTTCCCGACAACATTTCGCTACGCCAGCTGCTGGGATTGCACGACGATGCCAGCGGCGATGCTGCTGATTATTTGCCCGATATTTATGCCATCGGATTGCAGGAGGTGAACGcccagccacagcagcaggtGCTGGGACTCTTCAAGGAAGACCCATGGACGCATAAGGCAAAGAAATTGTTGCGTTTCTACAATTATGTCGCTGTGAAGACGGAACAAATGCAGGGATTACTATTAACCATGTTTGTGCGTCGGCCACATGTGGAGCACATCAAGGACATGGAGGCGGAATTTACACGTACCGGTTTTGGTGGCATTTGGGGCAACAAGGGAGCGGTGAGTGTACGTTTCACACTCTACGGTTGCGGCTTGTCGTTCGTTGTTGCCCATTTGGCGGCTCACGATCATCAGCTGGACGAACGGATTGAGGACTATAAGCAAATACTCGAGAACCATCATTATCATGTGAAGCGTTATCGCGAGATCTACGATCATGATTATGTCTTTTGGTTTGGTGATCTCAACTTTCGGCTGCAGGGCACCGATACCTCCGCCGAGGTGCGCGAAGCGTTGCGCGACGATCGCTTACATGACGCGCTCATCAAGCGCGATCAGTTGTTCGAGGTGCGCGAGAAGACGCAACAAGCATTCCAGGTGATGCACGAAAGGCTACCCGCCTTTCCGCCCACCTTCAAGTTCAAGGAGGGCACCTCCGAGTACGATCTGAAGCGTCGTCCGGCGTGGACGGATCGCATTATGTATGCGGTGCAACCGTCGAATCGCCAGCCAGGCATGCAGCTGGCCATTGAGCAGTGCTCGTATAAATCGCATCCCGCCTACAGTATAAGTGATCACAAGCCGGTCACAAGTGACTTCACCATCAAACTGTATCCGAATTATCGGGAACCAGGTGTGCAATTCACTCCGCCATCCGTTTGGCGCATGGGCAACGAGAATACCGTGGAGTATCGCAAGCAACCGGAGTTTGAGGAGGGACCCAACGATTGGATCGCCATCTATGCCACCGACTATGCCAGTCTGGCCGATTATGTGGCCTACGAGTATGTGAATCAGGCCGAATCGCCCACATCATCCGATTCCAATCCGGATCGGGATCACTTCGAAACTCCGGGGCCGACACCGCGTCGCACTAGACGGCATCAGCATCGCAATCAGCAGCGTTTGCGTCGCCAGCAGGAGGCCAACGAGGAGCTGGTGCGTCTGGATTTCGCCGATGACATCGATTTGCGTCACGGCGAACAATATTTGCTGGTCTATTTCCGCAGCACAGGATTGCGCGGTGTCACCAGCATCGCCGGCATCTCGAGCACATTTGTGGCCGAGAAGCGAAGCGGTTCTCCTCATCGCACCGAATACCATGTAGACTAG